From Scatophagus argus isolate fScaArg1 chromosome 10, fScaArg1.pri, whole genome shotgun sequence, a single genomic window includes:
- the fbxo28 gene encoding F-box only protein 28 — translation MAAVVDRVDGCVGSLDSDAVSPRQSTPPPDQNNPLLGLPIVAIETILNFLSYDEISLLRSVCKRMDMICQRVLNQGFLKVERYHSLCQRQVKAQLPRRESERRNHSLARHADILAAVETRLSLLNMTFMKYVDSNLCCFIPGKVIDEIYRVLRYVNSTRAPQRAHEVLQELRDISSMAMEYFDEKIVPILKKKLPGADLSGRLIGSAPVAGPSTSLTTMSLLAKNTPSRSEMTKVQQQVKVNGASMTVLRREMQEIRVKQLEQQKQLQDQEQKLLEQTQVIAEQNARLAELEHKLRELMDSSAAAMGGPRPSTAVPSTSSSATVSSTVASTSAAVLTSGSVASLPREPEGEGGSSLKRSRKSSDLPRQSKRLRSKK, via the exons ATGGCGGCTGTTGTAGACAGAGTAGATGGATGTGTTGGGTCATTGGACTCAGACGCGGTGTCACCGAGACAGTCAACCCCTCCGCCGGACCAGAACAACCCGCTGTTAGGACTCCCCATTGTGGCCATTGAGACTATTCTCAATTTTCTGTCTTACGATGAAATCAGCCTGCTGCGCTCG GTGTGCAAGCGCATGGACATGATCTGCCAGCGTGTCCTGAATCAGGGCTTCCTGAAGGTGGAGCGATATCACAGTCTGTGCCAGAGGCAAGTCAAAGCCCAGCTGCCCAG gagagagtcagagaggagaaacCATTCACTGGCTCGTCATGCTGACATCCTGGCTGCTGTGGAGACCCGCCTCTCTCTGCTCAACATGACTTTCATGAAATATGTCGACTCCAACCTCTGCTGCTTCATCCCTGGAAAG GTGATAGATGAGATTTACCGTGTGCTGCGCTACGTGAACTCCACTCGAGCCCCCCAGCGAGCTCATGAGGTCCTGCAGGAGTTGAGAGATATCTCCTCCATGGCCATGGAGTACTTTGATGAGAAGATTGTCCCCATATTGAAGAAGAAGCTGCCAGGGGCTGACCTGTCTGGCCGCCTCATTGGCTCTGCACCAG TGGCAGGTCCATCTACCTCCCTGACCACCATGTCCCTGCTGGCCAAGAACACGCCGTCACGCTCTGAGATGACCAAGGTGCAGCAACAGGTGAAGGTGAACGGGGCGTCGATGACCGTACTGCGGAGGGAGATGCAGGAAATCCGTGTcaagcagctggagcagcagaagcagctgcaggaccAGGAGCAAAAGCTGCTGGAACAGACCCAGGTAATCGCCGAGCAGAACGCCCGCCTTGCCGAGCTGGAACACAAGCTCCGCGAACTGATGGACAGCAGTGCCGCTGCTATGGGAGGACCCAGGCCCAGCACGGCTGTCCCCTCCACGTCCAGCAGCGCTACTGTGTCTTCCACTGTTGCCAGCAcgtctgctgctgtgctgacaaGTGGCAGCGTGGCCTCTCTGCCCAGAGAGCCAGAGGGCGAGGGAGGGTCATCACTCAAACGCAGCAGAAAGAGCTCAGACCTTCCACGACAGTCCAAACGGCTGCGCAGCAAGAAATAA
- the degs1 gene encoding sphingolipid delta(4)-desaturase DES1, which produces MGNRVAREDYEWVYTDQPHADRRKEILAKYPQIKSLMGPDPRLKWVVCMMVVVQFLAFYLVKDLSWKWVLFWTYAFGSCINHSMTLAIHEVSHNTAFGNNKAMWNRYFAIFANLPIGLPYSASFKRYHLDHHRYLGGDGIDVDIPTEFEGWFFCTRFRKFIWIILQPLFYAIRPLCINPKPITRLEITNVVVQLTFDILLYWLWGAKPVVYMLAGSMLGMGLHPISGHFIAEHYMFLKGHETYSYYGSLNLLTFNVGYHNEHHDFPSIPGRRLPMVKKIAPEYYDDLPQYTSWVKVLYDFIMDDALSPYSRVKRKLKGDVKQE; this is translated from the exons ATGGGGAACCGGGTCGCCCGTGAAGACTACGAATGGGTGTACACGGACCAGCCGCATGCcgacaggagaaaagaaattctGG CGAAATATCCACAAATCAAGTCGCTGATGGGTCCTGACCCGAGGCTGAAATGGGTTGTGTGCATGATGGTGGTTGTACAGTTTTTAGCTTTCTACCTTGTCAAAGACTTAAGCTGGAAATGGGTTTTGTTTTGGACTTATGCCTTTGGCAGTTGTATCAACCATTCAATGACCCTTGCTATTCATGAGGTCTCCCACAACACTGCCTTTGGAAACAACAAGGCCATGTGGAACCGCTACTTTGCCATATTTGCCAACCTGCCCATTGGCCTGCCCTACTCTGCCTCCTTCAAACGCTATCACCTGGACCACCACCGCTACCTGGGGGGAGACGGCATAGATGTAGACATTCCCACTGAGTTTGAAGGGTGGTTCTTTTGCACACGTTTCCGCAAGTTTATCTGGATTATTCTGCAGCCACTGTTTTATGCCATCCGGCCCCTGTGCATCAACCCCAAACCAATCACTCGGCTGGAGATTACCAATGTGGTCGTCCAGCTCACCTTTGACATCCTGCTCTACTGGCTGTGGGGGGCCAAGCCTGTGGTCTATATGTTGGCTGGCTCCATGCTGGGGATGGGCTTGCACCCAATCTCTGGTCACTTCATAGCTGAGCACTACATGTTCCTCAAGGGCCACGAGACCTACTCTTACTACGGCTCCCTCAACCTGCTCACCTTCAACGTGGGATACCACAATGAGCACCATGACTTCCCCAGCATCCCAGGACGCAGGCTACCCATG GTAAAGAAAATAGCACCAGAGTACTATGATGACCTGCCGCAGTACACGTCGTGGGTGAAGGTCCTGTACGACTTCATCATGGACGACGCACTGAGCCCATACTCTCGCGTCAAGAGGAAGCTGAAGGGAGACGTCAAACAGGAATAA